In Pajaroellobacter abortibovis, the following are encoded in one genomic region:
- the menA gene encoding 1,4-dihydroxy-2-naphthoate octaprenyltransferase, with protein sequence MKEERGFLSTLNIWWLACRPATLTLTVAPVLVGTAVAYAQGQVQWLVFLITLLGGLLIQIATNLANDLFDYEKGADTAMRVGPLRVTQAGLLTTAQMRKGLWTVLTMSLGAGVYLVWKGGMILAIGGILSLLSAVAYTAGPYPLAYHGLGDLFVMLCFGFFGVCGTVLVQCGLIPKLAYMASVPVGAMATSVLVVNHIRDRDEDAACNKRTLVVKWGTSFGQKEYQFLLGTAYGMVIWIGFSGLCSKGVWLPCLTFPYGWKLRRAVLNKPRQELNEVLKKTVQLSFFFSLLMAIGLLFPSLD encoded by the coding sequence GTGAAAGAGGAGCGAGGTTTCCTTTCTACCCTTAACATCTGGTGGCTTGCTTGTAGGCCTGCTACGTTGACATTGACAGTAGCCCCAGTTTTGGTTGGCACTGCAGTGGCTTACGCCCAAGGACAAGTTCAGTGGCTTGTTTTCCTGATTACGTTGCTGGGAGGTCTCTTGATCCAGATCGCTACCAACCTAGCCAACGATCTGTTTGACTATGAAAAAGGGGCAGACACTGCTATGCGAGTAGGGCCTCTGCGTGTTACACAGGCTGGTCTTTTAACGACCGCTCAAATGAGAAAAGGGCTCTGGACAGTGTTGACCATGTCCTTGGGTGCAGGGGTATATCTAGTCTGGAAAGGGGGAATGATCCTTGCGATAGGAGGGATTCTTTCCCTTCTGTCCGCTGTGGCGTATACGGCAGGTCCTTATCCCCTGGCATATCATGGGCTTGGTGATCTTTTTGTGATGCTTTGCTTCGGGTTCTTCGGGGTGTGCGGGACGGTTCTTGTGCAGTGCGGTTTAATTCCGAAGCTGGCTTATATGGCCTCCGTCCCTGTAGGGGCTATGGCTACGTCAGTGCTTGTCGTCAATCATATTCGCGATAGAGATGAAGATGCGGCCTGTAATAAACGTACGCTTGTTGTCAAATGGGGAACTTCTTTTGGTCAAAAAGAATACCAATTTCTCTTAGGTACTGCTTATGGTATGGTCATTTGGATTGGATTTTCGGGTCTCTGCTCAAAAGGGGTTTGGCTGCCTTGCTTGACCTTCCCCTACGGGTGGAAATTAAGACGTGCGGTTCTTAACAAACCCAGACAGGAGCTCAATGAGGTGTTAAAAAAAACGGTTCAATTGTCTTTCTTCTTTTCTTTGCTGATGGCAATAGGACTTCTCTTCCCTTCCTTGGATTGA
- a CDS encoding class I adenylate-forming enzyme family protein, translating into MLSSWPFFSPAFDSLCILQAADEAPDQIALISRSRTYSFRELAQSVQLIAAQLAPFIQEERRMALLRVSTGVESLLVIYALLQCRIPFVPLHPRLTSFEEETIAQDVGTDLLIKVDPDRGILPNILQAIDTSNAPFFPLDLAVLMYTSGTTGKPKGALLSRSALMASAQASAARLGWNSKDRWLLCMPICHMGGLSIVLRTLIARRCVVVESGFDPDAVLWRIERDRVTLLSLVPSMLQRLLSIDRRNILSRLRALLLGGAPTPVRLIEEGKKRGVPILLTYGLTEACSQVATQMPGQEIGEEGCVGYPLPGWSVEVVGEKGDGLIGGDVGRIRIRGSSLMTGYWRHPPLTEDGFDTGDLGRIDEKGLLYIYGRRTDLMITGGENVYHAEVEHAIQACPGVLRVLVFGVPDEVWGQRVAALIEVDPGQTISEYALWETICSRLAPYKRPRLVALVPSLPLLQQGKIDRNQARIHFERWLRPWPPPSFELTEKKRVSHPCDSFSTDDFSITLSYR; encoded by the coding sequence ATGTTAAGCAGCTGGCCATTCTTTTCTCCTGCTTTTGATTCCCTTTGCATATTGCAGGCTGCTGATGAAGCACCTGATCAAATTGCTCTCATTTCACGATCGCGGACTTATTCGTTTCGCGAATTAGCTCAGTCAGTCCAATTGATCGCTGCGCAGCTTGCTCCTTTTATCCAGGAAGAGAGACGGATGGCTCTTCTACGCGTATCGACTGGAGTAGAGTCTCTTTTGGTTATCTATGCACTTTTGCAGTGTCGGATCCCTTTTGTTCCTTTGCATCCTCGTCTGACCTCTTTTGAAGAGGAGACCATCGCTCAGGATGTTGGGACGGATCTTCTAATAAAAGTTGATCCTGATCGAGGAATTCTACCCAACATTTTACAGGCTATCGATACTTCCAATGCACCTTTCTTTCCTCTGGATTTAGCAGTGTTGATGTATACCTCGGGTACTACGGGTAAGCCCAAGGGAGCGCTTCTTTCACGCTCCGCATTGATGGCTAGTGCGCAAGCGAGTGCTGCTCGCCTCGGATGGAATTCAAAAGACCGATGGCTTTTGTGTATGCCTATCTGTCATATGGGTGGACTGTCTATCGTCCTCCGTACACTTATTGCTAGGCGATGTGTTGTTGTTGAATCTGGGTTCGATCCAGACGCGGTTCTCTGGCGAATTGAGCGTGATCGGGTTACGTTACTTTCCCTGGTTCCTTCGATGTTACAGCGTTTGCTCAGTATCGATCGAAGGAATATTCTCTCTCGACTTCGCGCTCTTCTTCTAGGGGGAGCTCCTACCCCTGTTCGTTTAATAGAGGAAGGCAAGAAGCGAGGAGTGCCTATTCTTCTAACATATGGATTGACGGAGGCCTGCTCTCAAGTAGCTACTCAGATGCCAGGACAAGAAATCGGCGAGGAGGGATGTGTGGGCTATCCGTTACCTGGCTGGTCGGTCGAAGTTGTAGGGGAGAAAGGGGACGGGCTGATCGGGGGAGATGTGGGACGGATTCGGATTCGGGGTTCTTCTCTGATGACGGGATACTGGAGACATCCCCCTTTAACAGAAGATGGATTTGATACAGGAGATCTGGGACGGATCGATGAAAAAGGTCTTCTGTACATTTATGGGAGAAGGACGGATTTGATGATTACAGGAGGGGAAAACGTATATCATGCTGAAGTCGAGCACGCGATCCAAGCTTGTCCGGGAGTCCTGAGAGTTTTGGTGTTTGGCGTTCCGGATGAAGTATGGGGTCAGCGAGTAGCTGCTCTCATTGAGGTGGATCCTGGACAGACTATTTCAGAATATGCCCTTTGGGAAACAATCTGCTCCCGTCTTGCTCCGTATAAGAGGCCAAGACTGGTCGCTTTGGTTCCCTCTCTTCCTTTGTTACAACAGGGGAAAATCGATAGGAATCAAGCGCGGATCCATTTTGAACGTTGGCTCCGTCCGTGGCCACCCCCTTCCTTTGAGCTCACAGAAAAAAAACGCGTTTCGCATCCTTGCGATTCTTTTAGCACAGATGATTTCTCTATCACTCTGTCTTATCGGTAA
- a CDS encoding acyl-CoA thioesterase, protein MQFKARTHSSKPLIAKEHIDNPGLSSVSTETEWIFKTERSVRFQDVDAAGIVFFARFFEYFHDAYMEWIGHQSPLSFHSAHPQTFLFPLVHARADYHLPLRFGDRLRVEITSVFLGKTSFTLAYRICKQGAFYQKAASGSTVHVCLDIIHHRPSPLPPSIRTWLTDKTE, encoded by the coding sequence ATGCAATTCAAAGCAAGAACACACTCCTCCAAGCCTCTCATTGCAAAGGAGCATATAGACAACCCAGGTTTGTCTTCTGTTTCAACAGAAACAGAATGGATTTTTAAAACGGAACGATCCGTTCGTTTTCAAGATGTCGATGCGGCGGGGATTGTCTTTTTTGCTAGGTTCTTTGAATATTTCCACGACGCCTACATGGAATGGATTGGTCATCAATCCCCTCTCTCTTTTCATTCAGCCCATCCACAAACTTTTTTATTCCCTTTAGTACACGCAAGAGCTGATTATCACCTCCCTCTCCGTTTTGGAGATCGGCTACGCGTGGAGATCACATCTGTCTTTCTAGGCAAGACTTCCTTCACTCTTGCCTATCGCATTTGCAAACAGGGAGCGTTCTATCAAAAAGCAGCCTCAGGTAGCACTGTCCATGTTTGCCTGGACATCATTCACCATCGGCCATCCCCTCTTCCTCCTTCTATTCGCACCTGGCTTACCGATAAGACAGAGTGA
- a CDS encoding SUMF1/EgtB/PvdO family nonheme iron enzyme, whose translation MAKQGSWYLQSTYSEEPLHDQLPVTCITFQEAASYCRWIGGKLFTLEWLLAAQGKGVRLYAWGNEQKTCAHHGFHDYFAGGWSLCWEGEWGTQNALWVKQHPAGK comes from the coding sequence ATGGCTAAACAGGGGTCTTGGTACTTGCAATCGACCTATTCGGAAGAGCCTTTGCACGATCAACTCCCCGTCACTTGTATAACCTTCCAAGAAGCGGCCTCGTACTGTCGGTGGATAGGAGGAAAGCTCTTCACTTTGGAGTGGCTATTGGCAGCACAGGGGAAAGGTGTGCGGTTGTATGCTTGGGGAAATGAACAGAAAACCTGTGCGCATCATGGGTTCCACGATTATTTTGCGGGGGGATGGAGCCTGTGTTGGGAGGGGGAGTGGGGAACCCAAAATGCGCTTTGGGTCAAGCAACATCCAGCTGGGAAATAG
- a CDS encoding exodeoxyribonuclease V subunit gamma — protein MLYVVYSNRQEELVDEMAERMEQRESIFKLAHLIVPNRSVEEYVKMRAASSSKKMIGSLKTHTLSEWLEEILFCFNPCSRYADKEVMRNLLLDLFHSEEILERPELAPVRYYLQRAMGDPKAHAQRCFQLAEEVASSFEEYHFHDPEKVLRWTESGAVHQDGDNADELWRAFLWNMIFNRANVESGGLITARSHSVPFVSLLHQEFSFFWKGGGPFYFFGFPFFPKGIYELFRRLSDKADLWVFSMNPCQEYWEDIECMPSHIFCERTASVGQEIGGSMQEGKELFPFDPVLLKSLGKVSQSHVRMLDDLTQGNRIDCFHDPLKDGNSLLHYLQHDLLTRAWTVREEKDRQKWKTDQSVSILSCSSVRRELETIGEEIWKWIRHNHGQEARPGASLCFDEIAVMVSDAEWSRYVSHISAVFEEMHGIPHVMCDIPLSSIYPSVEAIDILLGLPAKQLTYSEWIRLIRHPACIHWTDGQGVELWERYLKRFGAIVGVAEETGSQDPFRGDLANWERALRRLALGIFMAGDLHSSGAPFRAGKMGILPVETSPSEMHVVAQLLSVFRSLLADIRFARSSLLTGKEWVCFFCDLVSMYIRPAGGEDTQAFLEVKQHISSMGSHYPGDFPISFELAHQLIQSSLHQLSVSRGGRGVRIGPVSRLEGLPFRIVFGIGFGETSPFSCDGEMWKVKPRGEMLSIYSSRDRDASVLLSLLLSARERLYLSYVNQDAKSGERTRPSLLVEEFIQIVQRDYLVDQTESLLVRSPYPCRYDPRLFPSLFPEEGGTEEESIHPIAYAEASALALCQGHFERVTEISSPSIALKVIAQRISLRSLRRFLEDPLQEFVRTSLGLKKPSQKGEPYEPSFFKMHPWQAESFLHAVWIHACNGGLPLEKVYDEEVSLRRLKGELPVGWFADAQRRRHLHILLGWQKVVRDQLGVPHEQIKTLCFGSPWEGGGAMEVLAPLLLKGGYSTLVSQGRHSLELSGIVNAFAGNNGIFLFRRSAATTRFHKEKEKLRCFLKYVTLCAAGMIHGEAPYPAHICTVDPTPSVRTIYFPSFSTQKALDYLHQIASDLLKNPHFYFFPFEAVVMFQESQDVKVVETWMEEVRNSGREDGHAIELNQRYPLPSLADIEEILERRFGLFFHMTRSIEP, from the coding sequence ATGCTGTACGTTGTGTATTCGAATCGTCAAGAAGAGCTCGTGGATGAGATGGCGGAGAGGATGGAACAGCGGGAAAGCATTTTTAAACTCGCGCATCTGATTGTTCCTAATCGAAGTGTTGAGGAGTATGTCAAGATGCGTGCAGCATCTTCTTCAAAAAAGATGATTGGATCGCTCAAAACACATACTTTGTCTGAATGGTTAGAAGAGATTTTATTCTGCTTTAATCCTTGTTCCCGTTATGCAGATAAGGAAGTGATGCGCAATCTCCTGCTTGACCTTTTTCATAGCGAGGAGATTCTTGAACGACCAGAATTAGCCCCTGTTCGATATTACCTTCAGCGTGCGATGGGGGATCCAAAGGCTCATGCACAAAGGTGCTTTCAGTTAGCGGAGGAAGTGGCGTCCTCTTTTGAGGAATATCATTTTCACGATCCTGAAAAGGTTTTACGATGGACTGAGTCAGGAGCCGTCCACCAGGATGGAGACAATGCAGATGAGTTATGGAGGGCTTTCCTCTGGAATATGATCTTCAATAGAGCAAATGTGGAATCCGGTGGCTTGATAACGGCTCGCAGCCACTCTGTTCCATTTGTCTCTTTATTGCATCAGGAATTCTCTTTCTTCTGGAAAGGGGGAGGTCCTTTTTATTTCTTTGGCTTTCCTTTCTTCCCAAAAGGTATCTATGAGCTGTTTAGACGTCTTTCAGACAAGGCTGATCTATGGGTGTTTAGCATGAATCCATGTCAGGAATATTGGGAGGATATTGAATGCATGCCGAGCCATATCTTTTGTGAAAGGACAGCATCGGTTGGGCAGGAGATAGGTGGATCCATGCAAGAAGGAAAAGAACTTTTTCCTTTTGATCCCGTCCTTCTTAAATCATTGGGGAAAGTGAGTCAGTCCCATGTACGCATGCTGGACGATCTGACTCAGGGAAATCGGATCGATTGTTTCCATGATCCTCTAAAGGATGGAAATTCTCTTTTGCATTATCTCCAACATGATCTTTTGACACGCGCATGGACAGTGCGAGAGGAAAAGGACAGACAAAAATGGAAAACCGATCAGAGTGTTTCTATCCTGTCTTGTTCAAGCGTTCGGCGTGAACTGGAAACGATTGGAGAAGAAATCTGGAAGTGGATTCGACACAATCATGGACAAGAGGCAAGGCCGGGCGCTTCGCTTTGTTTTGATGAGATAGCCGTTATGGTCTCGGATGCGGAGTGGTCGCGGTATGTCTCTCACATTTCTGCTGTGTTTGAAGAGATGCATGGGATCCCCCATGTCATGTGTGATATTCCTCTTTCTTCTATTTATCCTTCGGTAGAGGCTATCGATATTCTTCTAGGACTTCCAGCAAAACAGCTTACGTATTCGGAATGGATTCGATTGATCCGTCATCCTGCATGCATCCACTGGACGGATGGTCAAGGAGTTGAACTATGGGAACGATACCTAAAACGTTTTGGGGCTATTGTGGGGGTAGCGGAGGAGACAGGATCACAGGACCCCTTCCGCGGTGATCTTGCGAATTGGGAGCGCGCATTGCGTAGACTTGCACTAGGCATCTTCATGGCGGGAGATCTTCATTCTTCAGGAGCCCCTTTTCGAGCAGGAAAAATGGGCATACTTCCTGTGGAAACTTCTCCTTCTGAAATGCATGTCGTTGCTCAATTGCTTAGTGTTTTTCGTTCACTACTAGCTGATATACGGTTTGCTCGTTCTTCTTTGCTAACTGGGAAAGAGTGGGTTTGCTTTTTCTGTGATCTGGTTTCTATGTATATTCGTCCTGCTGGAGGAGAGGATACACAGGCTTTTCTTGAAGTCAAACAGCATATTTCCTCTATGGGGAGTCATTATCCAGGGGACTTTCCTATTTCCTTTGAATTAGCTCATCAGTTGATTCAATCATCGCTCCACCAGCTTTCTGTTTCCAGAGGGGGAAGAGGAGTGAGGATTGGTCCCGTCTCCAGGCTAGAGGGGCTTCCTTTTCGAATAGTCTTTGGGATTGGCTTTGGTGAGACTTCCCCTTTTTCTTGTGATGGTGAGATGTGGAAGGTGAAACCCAGGGGTGAAATGCTATCCATCTATTCGTCTCGCGATCGGGATGCGTCCGTACTCTTGAGTCTTCTTTTGTCTGCACGCGAACGCCTGTATTTATCCTATGTGAATCAGGACGCCAAATCAGGTGAACGCACTCGACCATCCCTTTTGGTTGAAGAATTCATTCAGATCGTGCAACGGGACTATTTGGTGGATCAGACGGAATCGTTGCTTGTTCGCTCACCTTATCCCTGTCGTTACGATCCACGTCTTTTCCCTAGTTTATTTCCAGAAGAGGGGGGGACAGAGGAAGAGAGCATCCATCCTATTGCATATGCTGAGGCTTCTGCTTTGGCTCTTTGTCAGGGACACTTCGAACGGGTAACAGAAATTTCTTCGCCCTCTATTGCTTTAAAAGTCATTGCCCAGCGAATTTCTCTGCGGTCTCTTCGACGATTTTTGGAGGATCCTCTGCAGGAGTTTGTTAGGACCTCTCTAGGTCTTAAAAAACCTAGTCAAAAAGGGGAACCGTATGAGCCCTCTTTTTTTAAAATGCATCCGTGGCAAGCAGAATCTTTCTTACATGCTGTATGGATTCACGCTTGTAATGGAGGCCTGCCTCTAGAAAAAGTATACGATGAGGAAGTTTCTCTTCGTCGGCTCAAGGGGGAATTGCCAGTCGGTTGGTTTGCTGATGCTCAGCGTAGGCGTCATCTGCATATTTTACTTGGGTGGCAGAAGGTTGTTCGGGATCAATTGGGTGTCCCTCATGAACAGATCAAGACTCTTTGTTTTGGATCTCCTTGGGAAGGTGGAGGGGCTATGGAAGTACTCGCTCCTCTTTTACTAAAGGGGGGATATTCTACTCTGGTTTCTCAAGGTAGGCATTCTCTTGAGCTTTCGGGGATCGTAAACGCTTTCGCAGGGAATAATGGAATTTTTCTGTTTCGACGGAGTGCAGCAACCACTCGTTTTCACAAAGAGAAAGAGAAGCTTAGATGTTTTCTGAAATATGTGACCCTCTGCGCAGCAGGGATGATCCATGGAGAGGCTCCCTATCCGGCGCACATATGTACGGTCGATCCAACCCCTTCTGTTCGAACCATTTACTTCCCTTCGTTCTCCACTCAGAAGGCATTGGATTATCTTCATCAGATTGCTTCTGATTTGTTGAAGAATCCTCATTTTTACTTTTTCCCTTTTGAAGCGGTTGTGATGTTTCAGGAGTCTCAAGATGTCAAGGTAGTGGAGACTTGGATGGAGGAGGTACGGAATTCTGGGAGGGAAGACGGACATGCTATTGAATTGAACCAACGCTATCCATTACCTTCGTTAGCGGACATCGAAGAAATTCTCGAGAGGCGCTTTGGTCTTTTTTTCCATATGACGAGGTCAATAGAACCGTGA